Part of the Elusimicrobiaceae bacterium genome is shown below.
GGTTTTTTAGCCGGTTCGGAACTTACGCTTTTGTGTATGCCTGGGCGGGGATTACGGTTTTTCAGCTTTGCGTGGCGTATCTGACGCCCGTTCTTGTGATGCCGCTGTTCAATAAATATGTGCCGCTTGAGGAGGGGCCGCTCAAAGCTGAAATCACGGCTTATGCCGCCCGGCAGGGTTTTAAAATTCAGGGCGTGTTTACTATGGACGGCAGCCGCCGGTCCAGCAAGTCAAACGCGTTTTTTACTGGTTTTGGCCGGTTCCGCCGGATAGTGCTGTATGACACGCTTGTCGCGGCGATGACAACACCGGAGATCGTGAGCGTGCTTGCCCATGAGATCGGCCACTATAAAAAGAAGCATATAATAAAAGGAATGGCGGCGGGGATTGTGGAAACGGGGCTGATGCTGTTTGTTTTTTCGTTATTTGTAAATAACGCGCAGCTGACACGGGTGTTTGGTTTTGAGCATGGGTCGGTATACGCCAGCCTGATGGCGTTCGGGTTCCTGTATGCGCCGGTTTCGTTTGCGCTGGGAGTGTGCAGGGGCTACCTGTCGCGCAGGAACGAGTACGAAGCGGACCGCTTTGCCGTGGACACTTACCGGCACGGCCGCGATTTTATCTCCGCGCTCAAAAAGCTGTCGGTGGAAAACCTGTCCAATCTTACTCCGCACTGGCTAAAGGTGAAACTGGAATATTCGCATCCG
Proteins encoded:
- a CDS encoding M48 family metallopeptidase, whose product is MNIFSVVIFAAIIGGFVLGTAVNMLNVRAMRPELPEEFSGWYSPQKYARSQNYLRDNTRFALFGSAIDLFLLALFVFAGTFNGLDRLARSAGLGEIWSGVFFAALLLLLLKLVGIARAAYGTFVIEEKYGFNRTTVKTFIQDMLKGFALSVVMGGAIIAGVIWFFSRFGTYAFVYAWAGITVFQLCVAYLTPVLVMPLFNKYVPLEEGPLKAEITAYAARQGFKIQGVFTMDGSRRSSKSNAFFTGFGRFRRIVLYDTLVAAMTTPEIVSVLAHEIGHYKKKHIIKGMAAGIVETGLMLFVFSLFVNNAQLTRVFGFEHGSVYASLMAFGFLYAPVSFALGVCRGYLSRRNEYEADRFAVDTYRHGRDFISALKKLSVENLSNLTPHWLKVKLEYSHPPVLERIAAVRAAAGITEPVPREQGEKKH